A single Thermoanaerobacterium sp. RBIITD DNA region contains:
- a CDS encoding aminotransferase class V-fold PLP-dependent enzyme produces the protein MIYFDNAATSYPKPDVVYDEIDRVMRSCGNPGRGSHKMAIESGKYILDARQEICQLFNIKNPMRVIFTLNTTDSLNIALKGFLKSGDHVITSSMEHNSMIRPLMALKDNQGVDLTIVDCDPMGNIDIEDIRKAIKSNTKLIAMIHASNVTGTLLPIREIGRIAREMGIYFLVDAAQTAGNYPIDVEKDNIDMLAFPGHKSLFGPQGTGGLYIRDTIKLKTIKEGGTGSNSEKIYQPGMMPDMLESGTPNTPGIAGLKEGVKFIRNVGIENIRQHEKELTERFIEGVEEIPNIILYGNKDPEKQVGVVSVNIKDIDSGEVSYILDKVYDIATRSGLHCSSLAHKTLGTLKRGTVRFGIGYFNTKDEIDIATKALYTIAKQTL, from the coding sequence TTGATTTATTTTGACAATGCAGCAACATCATACCCAAAACCTGATGTAGTATATGATGAAATAGATAGAGTGATGAGAAGTTGTGGAAATCCAGGCAGAGGCAGCCATAAGATGGCAATTGAATCAGGAAAATATATATTGGATGCGAGGCAGGAAATATGCCAGCTTTTTAATATAAAAAATCCAATGAGAGTAATTTTTACGCTTAATACCACAGATTCATTGAATATTGCTTTAAAGGGTTTTTTAAAAAGTGGTGACCATGTTATAACATCAAGCATGGAGCATAATTCGATGATAAGGCCTTTGATGGCATTAAAAGATAATCAAGGGGTCGATCTAACAATAGTAGACTGTGATCCTATGGGAAATATTGATATAGAGGATATTAGAAAAGCAATTAAGTCTAACACAAAATTGATTGCGATGATACACGCATCAAATGTCACAGGAACATTATTGCCCATTAGGGAAATAGGACGTATTGCCCGGGAAATGGGTATATATTTCCTTGTTGATGCTGCCCAAACCGCGGGAAATTATCCAATTGATGTTGAAAAAGATAATATTGATATGTTAGCATTTCCTGGACACAAATCTCTTTTTGGACCACAGGGAACTGGTGGACTTTATATTAGAGATACGATAAAATTAAAGACGATAAAAGAAGGTGGTACAGGAAGCAATTCTGAAAAGATTTATCAACCTGGTATGATGCCTGACATGTTAGAAAGTGGAACACCTAATACACCGGGTATCGCTGGACTCAAAGAAGGCGTAAAATTCATAAGAAATGTAGGAATAGAAAATATAAGGCAACATGAAAAAGAACTGACAGAAAGGTTTATAGAAGGTGTAGAAGAAATACCAAATATTATTTTGTATGGCAATAAAGATCCTGAAAAACAAGTAGGCGTTGTATCAGTAAATATAAAAGATATAGATTCAGGGGAAGTTAGCTATATTCTTGATAAAGTCTACGATATTGCAACAAGGTCAGGACTTCATTGTTCCTCATTAGCTCACAAAACCTTAGGGACATTAAAAAGAGGCACAGTTAGGTTTGGAATAGGTTATTTTAATACGAAAGATGAAATTGATATTGCTACAAAAGCACTATATACAATAGCAAAACAAACATTATGA
- a CDS encoding DUF4446 family protein, giving the protein MQQLMTLLEKNIGLFILFAIALGLFDLIVVTIINSKYTKLKKQYKRVMKELETGDILDILSKDIMKNEEFNEKLDKFRKELSFIDNEMKTSIKKVGIVRYNAFNDVGSDLSFSIALLDSNDNGVVISGIYGRNETATFAKPIMKAQSNYPLSAEEIQAIDKARKGQ; this is encoded by the coding sequence ATGCAACAACTTATGACTCTTTTAGAAAAAAACATAGGATTATTTATATTATTTGCAATTGCACTTGGTTTATTTGATTTGATAGTTGTAACAATTATAAATTCAAAATATACAAAGCTAAAAAAGCAGTATAAAAGGGTTATGAAGGAACTTGAAACAGGTGACATTTTAGATATCCTATCTAAGGATATAATGAAGAACGAAGAATTCAATGAAAAACTTGATAAATTTAGAAAAGAGCTTAGTTTTATTGACAATGAGATGAAGACATCTATAAAAAAGGTCGGTATTGTAAGATACAACGCTTTTAACGATGTTGGATCAGATTTGAGTTTTTCTATTGCGCTTTTGGATAGCAATGATAATGGAGTCGTCATATCAGGCATATATGGGAGAAATGAAACGGCTACCTTCGCAAAACCTATAATGAAAGCACAATCAAATTATCCTTTATCAGCAGAGGAAATTCAAGCGATTGATAAGGCTAGAAAGGGCCAATAA
- a CDS encoding ParB/RepB/Spo0J family partition protein, translating into MNSKRGLGRGLQALIPEFDDENSRGVEYIKISDIEPNQYQPRRHFNDESLQELSESIKENGVIQPIIVRKIDYGYQIVAGERRWRAAKLAGLKEIPALVKEFDDQKVMEIALIENLQREDLNPIDEAKAYKSLIEQFNLTQEEISKRVGKSRSAIANSIRLLNLNDKVQEMLIEGKISIGHAKVILAIQDLDKQNFIANKIIDKNLNVRETENLIKQVSNVKKKKKTYDDVYIKEIEDNFCRFFGTKVKILPGRNKGKIMIEYYGEDDLSRLTELIINKS; encoded by the coding sequence TTGAATAGTAAAAGAGGGCTTGGAAGGGGTCTACAAGCTCTTATACCAGAATTCGATGATGAAAATTCTAGAGGAGTTGAATATATTAAAATATCCGATATAGAACCAAATCAATATCAACCTAGGAGACATTTTAATGATGAATCATTGCAAGAACTATCTGAATCAATTAAGGAAAATGGAGTTATACAACCTATCATAGTTCGAAAGATTGATTATGGATACCAGATAGTAGCTGGTGAAAGAAGGTGGAGAGCTGCAAAATTAGCTGGTCTTAAAGAAATACCCGCATTAGTAAAAGAATTTGACGACCAGAAGGTAATGGAAATAGCCTTGATAGAAAATCTTCAAAGAGAGGATTTAAACCCTATTGACGAAGCTAAAGCATATAAATCCCTTATTGAGCAATTTAATTTAACACAAGAAGAAATATCTAAAAGAGTTGGCAAAAGCAGATCTGCCATTGCTAATAGTATAAGGCTATTAAACTTAAATGATAAAGTGCAGGAAATGTTAATTGAGGGCAAAATATCCATAGGCCATGCAAAAGTGATATTAGCTATCCAAGATTTGGACAAGCAGAATTTTATAGCCAACAAAATAATTGATAAAAATCTAAATGTCAGAGAAACTGAAAACTTAATAAAACAAGTTTCAAATGTAAAGAAAAAGAAGAAGACATATGATGATGTGTATATAAAAGAAATTGAAGATAATTTTTGTAGATTTTTCGGGACGAAGGTAAAGATATTGCCTGGAAGAAATAAAGGCAAAATAATGATTGAATATTATGGCGAAGATGACCTTTCAAGACTAACTGAACTTATTATAAATAAATCATAA
- a CDS encoding ParA family protein, with product MGKVIAIANQKGGVGKTTTTINLGYSLSTNKKRILCVDMDPQSNMTSGFGIDNTQLKYTTYNVLIEGTDIKEAFVKPRDIENVTIVPSSIQLAGAEIELVPMLSREYRLKNSLKDVKDDYDYILIDCPPSLGLLTVNALTASDSVLVPIQCEYYALEGLTQLMNTINLIKKNINHELDIEGVVLTMFNARTNLSIQVVDEVKKYFKGKVYGTIIPRNIRLGEAPSFGKPISIYDPHSKGAEAYDELALEMIERDGEAVE from the coding sequence TTGGGAAAAGTAATAGCCATAGCAAATCAAAAGGGTGGAGTAGGCAAAACAACGACAACGATAAACTTAGGGTATTCATTATCAACTAATAAGAAAAGAATATTATGTGTTGATATGGATCCGCAAAGTAATATGACAAGTGGTTTTGGCATAGATAATACACAGCTAAAATATACTACATATAATGTTTTGATTGAAGGTACGGATATAAAGGAAGCTTTTGTAAAGCCTAGGGACATAGAGAATGTTACGATTGTTCCATCGAGTATTCAATTAGCAGGCGCAGAAATAGAATTAGTTCCAATGTTATCTAGAGAGTACAGACTAAAAAATTCACTTAAAGATGTAAAAGATGATTATGACTATATCCTGATTGATTGTCCTCCATCATTGGGTTTACTTACTGTTAATGCACTTACAGCATCAGATTCTGTATTAGTACCGATTCAATGTGAATATTATGCATTAGAAGGGCTTACACAGCTTATGAATACAATAAATCTCATAAAGAAAAATATAAATCATGAATTAGACATAGAAGGTGTTGTACTTACTATGTTTAATGCTAGAACAAATTTATCCATTCAGGTAGTTGATGAGGTTAAGAAATATTTTAAGGGTAAAGTATATGGAACGATAATACCGAGAAATATAAGATTAGGTGAGGCACCAAGTTTTGGTAAGCCTATTTCTATATATGATCCACATTCAAAAGGTGCTGAAGCATACGATGAACTCGCGCTAGAAATGATTGAAAGGGACGGTGAGGCAGTTGAATAG
- the noc gene encoding nucleoid occlusion protein — MVSIKQQEIKNLPIDEIRPNPYQPRRIFDTGNLQELCESIKAYGVIQPISVRVVNGNSYELIAGERRLRASKLAGLKTIPAIIIDAYDEDSAIIALIENLQRRDLNFLEEAEGYNNLINDHHLTQEKLAEMLGKSQSTIANKLRLLKLNDYIKSKLIENNLTERHARALLRLPDEELQKKAIDTIIKKKCNVKETEKIVQDMINKITMDEDKKQEKKKMMKFYKDIRIFVNTIKQAITIMKKSGVDAEYIEQNEDDYIEFKIKIPKK; from the coding sequence ATGGTTTCAATAAAGCAGCAAGAGATAAAAAACTTACCTATAGATGAAATCAGACCGAATCCATATCAGCCTCGTAGAATATTTGATACAGGAAACTTACAGGAATTATGCGAATCAATAAAAGCTTATGGAGTTATTCAGCCTATAAGTGTCAGAGTTGTAAATGGAAATTCATATGAACTTATTGCAGGTGAAAGAAGATTGAGGGCATCAAAGCTCGCAGGTTTAAAAACTATACCAGCTATAATAATAGATGCATATGATGAAGATTCAGCTATAATTGCATTAATTGAGAATCTTCAAAGGAGAGATTTAAATTTCTTAGAAGAGGCCGAAGGATATAATAATTTAATAAATGACCATCATTTAACACAAGAAAAGCTTGCAGAGATGCTTGGCAAAAGCCAGTCAACAATAGCAAACAAATTAAGGCTTCTAAAATTAAATGATTATATAAAAAGCAAGCTTATAGAAAACAATTTAACTGAAAGACATGCAAGAGCTCTTTTAAGGTTACCTGATGAAGAATTACAAAAGAAAGCAATTGATACAATTATTAAAAAGAAGTGTAATGTGAAAGAAACAGAAAAAATTGTTCAGGATATGATAAATAAAATAACAATGGATGAGGATAAGAAACAAGAAAAGAAAAAAATGATGAAGTTTTATAAAGATATAAGAATTTTTGTAAATACAATTAAACAAGCAATAACGATAATGAAGAAATCAGGTGTTGATGCCGAATATATTGAACAGAATGAAGATGATTATATTGAATTTAAAATAAAAATACCAAAAAAATAA
- the hydE gene encoding [FeFe] hydrogenase H-cluster radical SAM maturase HydE: MEHYIIICNSTQHMLNADKILKQNGIKTELVPAPAEYGSVCSTAIKINAYNIDMAKELLYGNSISVKGIYPYKIRKLDGLINRLNKGLDSDIKDVLKKVEMGIELDEDDIVTILSANGDENLSSIYNAADEMRKAIVGDVVDIRAAIEFSNICRKNCFYCGLRRDNMLVERYRMSIDEIVDTAKELKKIGIKTVILQSGEDLWYTEEKIIEIIKRIKKETKMRITLSIGERNEEEYRHYKEAGANNFLLKIETTNREIFKNIHPDDDFDYRVKCSEWLRKYGYINGNGNIIGLPGQTARDIAKDIIFFKEMGIHMVGIGPFVPAKGTPFESLPHGDVEMTLKTVAATRLVLKNVFIPATTALATVDKDAQVKALMSGANTIMLISTPEKYRNRYRIYSNKNMVDIDTAYRAVIKAERKMPPYINKEFLKLLN; the protein is encoded by the coding sequence ATGGAACACTATATAATAATTTGCAATTCAACACAGCATATGCTTAATGCTGATAAAATATTAAAACAGAATGGGATTAAAACAGAATTGGTCCCTGCGCCAGCAGAGTATGGTTCCGTATGCAGTACCGCAATTAAAATTAATGCATATAATATTGATATGGCAAAGGAATTGCTTTATGGTAATTCTATTTCTGTAAAAGGAATATATCCGTATAAAATAAGAAAACTTGATGGGCTTATTAATCGCCTTAATAAAGGTTTGGATAGTGACATAAAAGATGTTCTGAAAAAAGTAGAGATGGGAATAGAGTTAGATGAAGATGATATAGTAACAATACTCAGTGCAAACGGAGATGAGAACCTCAGTTCTATATATAATGCTGCAGATGAAATGAGAAAAGCGATTGTTGGAGATGTCGTCGATATAAGGGCTGCTATAGAATTCTCAAATATTTGTAGAAAAAATTGTTTTTACTGCGGTTTAAGGCGGGACAACATGTTAGTTGAACGGTATAGAATGAGCATCGATGAAATAGTTGATACCGCAAAAGAACTTAAAAAGATAGGTATAAAAACCGTGATACTTCAATCTGGTGAGGATTTGTGGTATACCGAAGAAAAGATAATAGAAATAATAAAGAGGATTAAAAAAGAAACAAAAATGAGGATAACCTTAAGTATTGGGGAAAGAAATGAAGAAGAATACAGACATTATAAGGAAGCTGGTGCAAATAATTTTCTATTAAAAATAGAAACTACTAATAGGGAAATATTTAAAAATATACATCCGGATGATGATTTTGATTATCGGGTAAAATGCTCTGAATGGTTGAGAAAATACGGATATATAAATGGTAACGGCAATATCATTGGATTGCCCGGCCAGACAGCGAGAGATATAGCAAAGGATATAATATTTTTTAAAGAAATGGGAATTCATATGGTAGGCATTGGCCCCTTTGTTCCTGCTAAGGGTACTCCATTTGAATCACTGCCTCATGGAGATGTTGAGATGACACTAAAAACTGTAGCAGCAACAAGGCTTGTCTTAAAGAATGTATTTATCCCTGCAACAACCGCTTTAGCCACAGTCGATAAAGATGCACAGGTAAAAGCTTTGATGTCAGGTGCAAATACTATCATGCTTATATCTACTCCTGAGAAATATAGAAACAGATACAGAATATACAGCAATAAAAACATGGTAGATATTGATACCGCATATAGGGCTGTAATAAAGGCGGAAAGAAAGATGCCTCCATATATTAATAAGGAATTTTTAAAACTACTGAATTAG